Proteins co-encoded in one Acidobacteriota bacterium genomic window:
- a CDS encoding tyrosine-type recombinase/integrase, with amino-acid sequence MVRGGELAHLADQQLDDDRLVELWLHGRSPHTQRCYRLDVNRFRAFTQKPLALASLQDLQQFSDSFTTLSPRSLARVLSSVKSLLAFGHKIGYLQYDVGRVLRVPTAKDTLTERILPEADVLQMIALEPNKRNRGLIRLLYAAGLRVSEVCGLKWRDVQPRADAGQITVYGKGSKTRTILLSSTTWRELIGLKGEATPDQPVFLSRFKRQFDTSMVYLIVRAAAKRAGIEGNVSPHWLRHAHASHALDRGAPIHLVQATLGHESIATTGRYLHARPTDSSARFLPV; translated from the coding sequence ATGGTTCGAGGTGGAGAACTGGCTCATCTGGCGGACCAGCAGCTTGATGACGACCGACTGGTTGAATTGTGGTTGCATGGGCGTAGCCCACACACCCAGCGCTGCTACCGATTGGATGTCAACCGGTTTCGAGCCTTCACCCAGAAGCCGCTGGCGCTGGCTTCACTTCAGGATTTACAACAGTTTTCCGATTCGTTTACCACGCTATCTCCAAGGTCGCTGGCCCGAGTCCTGTCAAGCGTCAAATCGCTGCTCGCGTTTGGGCACAAAATCGGATATTTGCAATATGACGTGGGGCGGGTGTTGCGCGTCCCAACGGCGAAAGATACCCTGACCGAACGAATTTTACCCGAAGCCGATGTCCTGCAAATGATTGCGCTTGAGCCAAATAAGCGCAACCGGGGGTTGATTCGCCTGCTGTATGCGGCTGGGCTCAGAGTGAGTGAAGTCTGCGGGCTCAAATGGCGTGATGTTCAGCCTCGGGCTGATGCCGGTCAAATCACCGTGTATGGCAAAGGGAGCAAAACCCGGACGATTTTGCTTTCCTCAACCACGTGGCGTGAATTGATTGGCTTGAAAGGCGAGGCAACCCCGGACCAGCCGGTGTTCCTGTCGCGCTTTAAACGCCAGTTTGATACCTCAATGGTCTACTTAATCGTCCGGGCAGCGGCCAAACGGGCGGGAATCGAAGGAAACGTCTCTCCACACTGGCTCCGGCACGCCCACGCGTCACACGCATTAGATCGCGGCGCACCAATCCATCTGGTGCAAGCCACGCTCGGCCACGAAAGTATTGCCACAACTGGCCGGTATCTGCACGCCCGGCCAACAGATTCGTCAGCCCGGTTCCTGCCGGTTTAG
- a CDS encoding patatin-like phospholipase family protein encodes MKTLGLTFAGGGNRAFYQLGLMNQWGSHIWPHVGAVAACSAGACVVTFILSGRQHEAGEFWKQRRQGVVKNFVWSNLLKGERPTPHAPIYRDTLLHAFAEGGLDRVQNQPFPIWVLTTKILPWLPALATVMLGLSAYSLEKAMRKEMIHPSFGRYLGFTPFAYDARQCQTPAELADLILASSATPPFTPLGKFSGHRLLDGGIIDNAPAFLLDQETAIQQTVVFLTRPYPVNVLGIQGPRLYIAPTTDTPVDRWDYTRPELIEATIAMGESEAKLHEPSLRQFLKHLV; translated from the coding sequence ATGAAAACTCTCGGACTGACCTTTGCCGGCGGTGGAAACCGCGCCTTTTATCAACTGGGCTTGATGAATCAGTGGGGATCACACATCTGGCCACACGTGGGTGCCGTGGCTGCCTGCAGCGCCGGTGCCTGCGTCGTGACTTTCATTTTAAGTGGCCGCCAGCACGAAGCCGGCGAATTCTGGAAGCAGCGTCGCCAAGGTGTGGTCAAAAATTTTGTCTGGTCAAATCTGCTCAAAGGTGAACGACCAACCCCCCATGCTCCAATTTACCGCGATACTCTGCTGCATGCCTTTGCTGAAGGTGGATTAGATCGAGTTCAGAACCAACCTTTTCCGATTTGGGTTTTGACCACCAAAATTTTGCCCTGGCTCCCGGCCCTGGCAACAGTGATGTTGGGTCTTTCGGCCTATTCGCTCGAAAAAGCCATGCGCAAGGAAATGATCCATCCATCGTTTGGCCGGTATCTGGGGTTTACTCCCTTTGCCTATGATGCCCGGCAATGCCAGACACCTGCGGAACTGGCCGACTTGATTCTGGCATCTTCGGCCACTCCCCCGTTTACACCTCTCGGAAAATTTAGTGGTCACCGGCTGCTGGATGGAGGCATTATTGACAACGCCCCCGCGTTTTTACTGGATCAAGAAACTGCCATTCAACAAACTGTCGTTTTCTTGACACGTCCCTATCCGGTTAACGTCCTTGGAATTCAGGGACCCCGGTTATATATCGCGCCAACCACTGACACTCCGGTTGACCGGTGGGATTACACTCGCCCCGAACTGATCGAAGCCACGATTGCCATGGGTGAGTCCGAAGCGAAGCTCCACGAACCTTCCCTGCGTCAGTTTCTCAAGCATTTGGTATAG
- a CDS encoding nuclear transport factor 2 family protein produces the protein MTTVRFREAVEQHSLEQMLAALADDAVLNSPISFQPFEGKRAIAGLFTVLLQVFEDFRYTDQLQSPDGTTGLIFRARIGDREVEGIDILRFNDAGLIQDFTVMIRPKSGMDALLAAVSTKLPPKKKSE, from the coding sequence TTTTCGTGAAGCCGTTGAACAACATAGCCTGGAACAGATGCTGGCCGCCCTGGCCGATGACGCAGTCTTGAATAGCCCAATTTCATTTCAACCCTTTGAAGGCAAACGGGCGATTGCCGGTCTGTTTACGGTCTTGCTCCAGGTCTTTGAAGATTTCCGCTACACTGACCAGCTCCAGTCGCCGGATGGTACCACTGGCTTGATTTTCCGCGCCCGCATCGGTGACCGTGAGGTTGAAGGCATTGACATCCTTCGGTTTAATGACGCTGGCCTGATTCAAGATTTTACCGTGATGATCCGTCCAAAATCTGGCATGGATGCCTTGTTGGCGGCGGTCAGCACCAAACTCCCACCAAAAAAGAAGTCCGAGTAG